The genomic stretch taattaaattaaaaacaaaatttagtaaattaaaaatagacatAGAACTAGAAATTATCAGGAACAGGAAGCAAATTACAAGACTGAGGAGGAATACTGTCGTAACTCTAATAAACCGAATCCAGacaatttgaaaagaaaattgaaatacagaaacatacagaaaataaatagtaaaacactttaaacaagtatataaatataacatattcaGAAACTGATTATTAGATGTTAATATTTCCTATTGTAAGGTATAATGACTGAACCCTTAATTAACTCACGgcttattcattatttaataattaattgtcaaagccatctaaTCATCTAACATCTAAAAAGTCAGCCGTGCAagaatttacaaaaatgttctttctaaaaacgtagaatagcacgaggtataaatcatattaatgatttttgcttcgttaggccaaagaagtacctataacttcttgcgtgcgtacataagtacacacaccctTTTTTATGAAGCTCGAGACAGTCTATTATTAAGTAAGAACTTTGCAGACGGTAACGAGCTGGTCACAGGCTGGTCGGGTTTCTAAAGAATTAAATCCCCAAGTGACCCAGCAAGAATTTTGTAGGATAAAGATATGCATCCTGGAGACGCTTGTACAGGTACCTTACAAAAGCTTTATGAACTTCTTCTAGCAAAAGAGCATATACAGAAATTGGTTTCTAATTAGCTTGGTACAAGCGAATCAAATAATGAAACAGCTATATAAACAAACTACATACTTTGTTTGCCTTcacatgttttatttaattcatataaaaatattctttgagTTTCTAGTAAAACTATAGCCAAATCCTTATAATTAACATTATCAAAACAAAGTTTAATAAATCCTATCAACATTCTTAAGATGAATAGTGTCCATTAATCAGTGACCAATTTGATCAATTAATATCCTATCCTTGTGCCACATCCAATTAAAGGATACAATGATAATATGATTGGGGTTTTCTGGATATGTTATGATTTACATTGTTACTGTGGGCTGAATATTActcttaacaaaataattaaattattattatcacattataaatttattgattatCAGGAACAGGAACCAATTTTACAAGACTAAGGAGGAATAGTGTCGTAACTCTAATAAAACGAATCCAGGcaacttgtaaaaaaaattgaactacTTCATGAGGTAggtatacaaacatacaggtaaTAAATGGTAAAACACTTTGAAcaagtatataaaaataacattttcataaATAGAAAACTGATTATTAGTTGTTAATCTTTCCTATTGTAAGGTATAAGGACTGAATCCAGAATTAACTCACGTTAGCCGATAATGTTATGccacaggtcacctggtgttaagtgatcacctccgcccaaattctcttgcaacaccagaggaatcacaagagcgttgccggcctttaagtaaggtgtacgcgctttttttgaaggtacccatgacgtatcgtcccggaaacaccgcaaaaggaagctcattccacagctttgtagtatgtggaagaaagctccttgaaaaccacactgtggaagaccaccacacatccagatgatatcctaacttgtggcatgtcgtgcgaaggtggaattcggcggcaggaatcaggttaaacaacttattaattattctagATTTAGTGCATTTTGTAACACAacagatgaaaacaggccaagtttTACTACTTTGGTGTACATGCAtggctcaaaataaaggttatcTGTCAACCTCAAAtatatttcgacgttttcacagctgtcacagtctatctagacatataaatgatctaaggtttaaatctaaaaatattatcttataaatctctccaccttgacattggccgaatcgtcgacattcagttgacggagccagttaatataaaaaaaaatctaaaaatattgtgGTCCTTCAAATCGAATAAACTccaattttgttacaataacaTTGTTATAAGGTTTTCACAAGaccataaattattatcaatcataaatatattactctttaaattatttatgtgttacaaaaaagtcatttacactctattatttaacaaattgttCTATCACCCATATGATTGTTTAACATTCTTTGAATGAACAATATCTACAGTTGTTTCAAGACACTGTCTCAAGTCTAAGTCATATACACCAAGGGAGAACTTATGATCTGGTGCCTTATAGAAATCTAAACCTCTGCCGATTTTTATAATCCACCCGGAACTCAGACTGTAACAAAAAGATaattataaatctttatttgttgcaaaaaagatacaattttgcttaaaattaccctctacccccaaactaggacagcccgtgacatgggggtcagtctcttcccagttgtgcattgtaaaatgtcaaataacaaacatcaacatattttaaggtctaacaatggaagttatgcaacaaattatgaacacaaaaactattttatataaaatttatggtgtgtgttgtgtatgtatgtgtgtgtgtcatttttatgtgaacatgataaaaatttacataactttataattctttgttaaaagataataatagtATGAACCTTGTGGAACATTATCTGTTATAAAACATGATTAACATAAACCAAGTTAATGCTGGTGTGAATTATCAGGTGCTGCAAGATAGGATGGCCAATGGTGATCACTTACATCAGGTAACATATATTTtcacatatatttatttgtccTCCTGTTTTAGAAAAAAACATGTCAATAAGTAGTAATAACAGCTGATGTTACACCACACCTTTTGGCGGCTGTGGGGGCACAGGATACTGCTctataaaatgcttatattaACAAGTCATTAGCATGTGTGGATTAAACATTGGTTCAATCAATCTTTGatttatattgataaatcaATTTAGCAAACCGCAAGTCTTTCATTTCACCACCAGTAtatccatattatatatatatatgtgttttTATGTAGTAGGAGGTTAAACGAGTGTATGGGTctactggtgttaagtgatcaagtCCACCCACATTATCTTAAAACACCAGAGGCacttgaaggaacccatgtcaaAGCTCagagaaagctcattccacagctttgtagaatgTGAAAGAAGGCTCCTTGAacaccacactgtggaggaccagaCATCCAAATgggggggatgatatcctaacttgtggtgcaATGTGCAATATACATTAAccagttatatattatatgaaacataataaaatacagtccactaaaatataataacaacagCTGTGAAGTTGAGTGCAGATTGAATAAATAAGATTATTACTTACATAATCTGGCGGTCATGAAGAGTTTCAGAATATTTCACTACCAGTTGAATACTGTATTTTTGCAAGTCACTTGCTAAGTTTCTGAACCACTGTTCTTGATCCCTCTCAGTTTTATTATCTTTGTATGTAAGTAGTTCCACATGTCCTAAGTTACAACATGATTTTGTCAACAGCTCACATAACCTCAGGAAATTTTGGCACTAAAATGTAAGAAAAAAGATTATGTTGTTCCACAACAACAGATTTTCggatttgtaatataatatacttttactAAAGTTGTGTTTCGCAATTtgtcataatataaacatatttggTTATTTTATCCCTCTTTGGCAGTTTTTGACTCGCACATCATCAGCTGGACACCACATTGTGTCCAtctagtgttttttttatgaaaataagggacgagacaaacaggatgtttagctgatggtaattgatgcgccctacccattacaatgcagtgccgcttaggattcttgaaatacaccaaaaattctgagtggcactacaactgaggtcgtcaccttgagacataagatgttaagtctcatttgcccagtaatatcactagctacggcgcctttcagaccgaaacacagtaatgcttacacattactgcttcacggcagaaataggtgctgttgtggtacccatagtctagctggcatcctgtgcaaaagagcctcccactggtacttgtCAATACTtaagtagtaaataaatattgttattgcaTAGAACAATGACATCATTTTTATCATGGTAAAGCTACCTGTTTTCTTCAATATTATCTTCTCCATCAGAATGTTTTGTGTTCCTCTACCATCTACAGTTTGGTTCACAAGGAACTTTATTCCAAATACAACAAAACTATACACTGCATTATAGTTTCTTCAGTTGTGTTTCCAGATTGATACACCATCGGTATATTAAAAAAGGCTTGCAAACCTACCACCAGTTACTGTTACAAGAGGGTAAGGGTGGAATTAAACACAAATCGTCATGAGACATTTACATTaattgtcctctttttccattatgcaaataaacata from Leptidea sinapis chromosome 22, ilLepSina1.1, whole genome shotgun sequence encodes the following:
- the LOC126970877 gene encoding MIT domain-containing protein 1-like, translating into MNIENAAVNILKRGVDLDMKKRYTEALVCYQEGLQILVDKIRGESEESAKSYLRKKVEEYMNRAETIKKLVIQQKETGQFHEQIHIENNSMGHSYKTLFGRFLDSDVKFVIVEDPYIRSFHQCQNFLRLCELLTKSCCNLGHVELLTYKDNKTERDQEQWFRNLASDLQKYSIQLVVKYSETLHDRQIILSSGWIIKIGRGLDFYKAPDHKFSLGVYDLDLRQCLETTVDIVHSKNVKQSYG